In the Candidatus Schekmanbacteria bacterium RIFCSPLOWO2_02_FULL_38_14 genome, one interval contains:
- a CDS encoding aminotransferase class III, with amino-acid sequence MSGHSFSLIPQKVPPVDSKYRKIKTMIPVPESLAIFDLLGKLESRSMHGQLPVVWDRAENFQVFDPYGNSWIDFTSTIFLANSGHANPKIISALQKMLDQKLLHTYTFANESRIEFLKKLIEISPVQFEKAFLLSSGTEATECAIKLIRMHGQSIKPSKIGIISFQGGMHGRTMGAEMLKGDPKGIAWIGYMDPNIHHLPIPYPWTTKIKNRDDLSWKEHFCNDMEVLKKKGLDFSNIAGFMIESYIGWSAMFFPVEYIQGLADFAKKYNILVAFDEIQSGFGRTGKLFAYQHYGVEPDLLCLGKGLSGSLPLSAVIGRVSIMDLPDIGSMSSTHSANPLCCAAGLANIEAIEEGKLIKESERKGKLLHGCLTKLKNKYSDRISYIFGTGLIAGIIFKNPVTGEADALFPTKVCEKAMQKGVILVHTGRESIKMGPPLTIPDDALLEGLEVLEESIIEVAKDS; translated from the coding sequence ATGTCAGGGCATAGCTTTTCGCTTATTCCTCAAAAAGTACCACCTGTAGATTCTAAATATAGGAAAATAAAGACCATGATACCTGTCCCTGAGTCTTTGGCTATATTTGATTTGCTTGGAAAGTTAGAATCCAGGTCAATGCATGGTCAATTGCCGGTTGTATGGGACAGGGCTGAGAATTTTCAGGTTTTTGACCCATATGGTAATTCGTGGATTGATTTCACATCTACTATTTTCTTGGCTAATTCAGGTCATGCAAATCCTAAAATCATTTCAGCATTACAAAAAATGCTTGATCAAAAATTGCTTCATACCTACACATTTGCCAATGAAAGCCGCATAGAATTTTTAAAAAAGCTGATAGAGATATCACCCGTACAATTTGAAAAAGCCTTTTTGCTATCTTCTGGCACTGAGGCGACAGAGTGCGCCATAAAATTAATTAGGATGCATGGACAAAGTATAAAGCCATCTAAGATTGGTATTATTTCGTTTCAAGGCGGCATGCATGGCCGCACTATGGGTGCTGAGATGCTCAAGGGAGACCCTAAGGGAATAGCATGGATTGGATATATGGACCCCAATATACACCATCTGCCAATACCTTATCCATGGACCACAAAAATAAAGAATAGAGATGATTTATCATGGAAAGAGCACTTTTGCAATGATATGGAGGTTCTGAAAAAAAAGGGACTGGATTTTAGTAATATAGCAGGTTTTATGATTGAATCATATATTGGATGGTCAGCAATGTTTTTCCCTGTTGAATATATTCAGGGTTTGGCAGACTTTGCAAAAAAATATAATATACTGGTTGCCTTTGATGAAATTCAATCTGGATTTGGAAGAACAGGCAAACTCTTTGCTTATCAACATTATGGCGTTGAACCTGATCTGTTGTGTTTGGGCAAGGGATTAAGTGGTTCCCTGCCTTTGTCTGCTGTTATTGGAAGAGTGAGTATAATGGATTTGCCCGATATTGGTTCTATGAGCAGCACACATTCAGCAAACCCTCTTTGTTGCGCTGCTGGACTTGCAAATATAGAAGCTATTGAAGAAGGAAAACTTATAAAAGAATCTGAGAGAAAAGGAAAGTTGCTGCATGGTTGTTTAACTAAGTTGAAAAATAAATATTCAGATAGAATTTCATATATTTTTGGTACTGGTCTTATTGCAGGAATTATTTTTAAAAATCCTGTGACAGGCGAGGCTGATGCATTGTTTCCGACTAAAGTCTGCGAGAAAGCTATGCAGAAGGGAGTAATACTTGTACATACCGGAAGAGAGTCAATAAAAATGGGACCGCCATTGACAATCCCTGATGACGCCTTGTTAGAAGGATTAGAAGTATTAGAGGAATCAATTATAGAGGTTGCTAAGGATAGCTAA
- a CDS encoding GDP-fucose synthetase — translation MDWSSKCVLITGGAGFLGSFVVQKLKELGCKDIFVPRSKEYDLVDMEAVRRLYNNAKPDIVIHLAGRVGGIGANRVNPGKFFYGNIMMGVQMIEQGRLNRIEKFVAMGTICCYPKFTPVPFKEEELWNGYPEETNAPYGLAKKMLLVQSQAYRQQYGFNSIYLLPVNLYGPKDNFDPESSHVIPALIKKCVDAIKNKDSQITVWGTGKATREFLYAEDAAEGICLAAERYNKPEPVNLGAGFEISIKNLVELIAELSGFKGKIIWDKTKPDGQPRRCLDTTRAEREFGFKAKTNFEKGLEKTIEWYRGEKR, via the coding sequence ATGGATTGGTCAAGTAAATGCGTCTTAATTACGGGTGGAGCTGGTTTCCTCGGTTCTTTTGTTGTACAAAAGCTCAAAGAGCTTGGATGTAAAGATATTTTCGTTCCGCGGAGTAAGGAATACGATCTTGTTGATATGGAAGCTGTCCGTAGGCTTTACAATAATGCCAAACCTGATATTGTTATTCATCTTGCAGGGAGAGTTGGAGGTATAGGGGCAAACCGTGTAAATCCTGGTAAGTTTTTCTATGGTAATATCATGATGGGTGTTCAGATGATAGAGCAGGGAAGACTGAACCGAATAGAAAAATTCGTTGCTATGGGAACGATATGTTGTTATCCAAAATTCACACCTGTTCCCTTTAAAGAGGAAGAACTATGGAACGGTTATCCCGAAGAGACTAATGCCCCTTACGGACTTGCAAAGAAGATGCTTTTGGTTCAATCACAAGCCTATCGCCAGCAATATGGGTTTAATTCTATCTATCTTCTACCGGTAAATCTTTATGGTCCAAAAGACAATTTTGACCCCGAGTCTTCTCATGTTATACCAGCCTTAATAAAAAAATGTGTTGATGCAATAAAGAATAAGGATTCGCAAATAACTGTTTGGGGGACAGGAAAGGCCACAAGAGAATTCCTTTATGCAGAGGATGCGGCAGAAGGGATTTGTCTTGCTGCAGAGAGGTACAATAAACCGGAACCAGTGAATCTTGGTGCAGGTTTTGAGATTTCTATAAAAAACTTGGTTGAATTGATTGCTGAACTTTCAGGTTTTAAAGGGAAAATTATTTGGGATAAAACAAAACCGGATGGTCAACCAAGAAGATGTCTTGATACGACAAGAGCGGAAAGGGAATTTGGTTTCAAGGCAAAAACAAATTTTGAAAAGGGATTGGAAAAGACTATTGAATGGTATAGAGGAGAGAAAAGATAA
- a CDS encoding epimerase yields the protein MKTVLITGGAGYIGSLLTGFLLNKGYKVKVIDELWFGGESIMPYFINNNFIFIKGNVCEIHKYEELFADVEVVVHFAAIVGFPACQQVGKETAFKFNHEATKKVFDVAESKGIKRFILASTYSNYGISDDGKAVTEESPLYPQSIYAESKIKAEKYLLSKGINSYCAPVIPRFATLFGISPRTRFDLIVNQFVLEAMTKRKLIIYQKNYNRSFVHIRDVINAIYLMMEAEEDKIRNQIFNVGSDSGNCSKEDIIKMIQKNIPAVEVEYKDLSFGQDMRDVKVSFNKIEKILGFKATITIEEGIKEVIKAISDGLIKKPDDFKYLNHQFIIQ from the coding sequence ATGAAAACTGTATTAATTACTGGTGGGGCTGGATATATAGGCTCACTTCTCACAGGATTTTTGCTAAATAAAGGCTATAAGGTTAAGGTTATTGATGAACTATGGTTTGGAGGAGAGTCAATAATGCCATATTTCATAAATAACAATTTTATCTTTATAAAAGGTAATGTATGTGAAATTCATAAATATGAGGAATTGTTTGCAGATGTGGAAGTAGTTGTTCACTTTGCTGCAATAGTTGGTTTCCCTGCCTGTCAGCAAGTAGGAAAAGAGACTGCTTTTAAATTTAATCATGAAGCCACAAAAAAAGTTTTTGATGTTGCAGAATCAAAAGGGATAAAGAGATTTATCCTTGCATCTACATATAGTAATTATGGAATTTCAGATGATGGGAAAGCTGTAACTGAAGAATCACCTCTCTATCCACAATCTATATACGCAGAAAGTAAAATCAAAGCTGAAAAATATTTATTGAGCAAAGGTATAAACAGTTATTGTGCTCCTGTGATACCAAGGTTTGCTACACTATTTGGTATTTCTCCTCGAACGAGGTTCGACTTGATTGTTAACCAATTTGTTTTAGAAGCAATGACTAAAAGAAAATTAATCATTTACCAAAAAAATTATAACAGATCTTTTGTTCACATTCGTGATGTAATCAATGCTATTTATTTAATGATGGAGGCAGAAGAAGATAAAATACGAAATCAGATTTTTAATGTAGGTTCTGATTCCGGCAACTGCTCTAAAGAGGATATTATCAAAATGATACAAAAGAATATCCCTGCTGTTGAAGTTGAATATAAGGATTTATCATTTGGGCAAGATATGCGTGATGTAAAAGTTAGCTTTAATAAAATAGAAAAGATTCTGGGTTTCAAAGCAACTATTACAATTGAAGAGGGGATAAAAGAAGTAATTAAAGCAATTTCAGATGGGTTAATAAAAAAACCTGATGATTTTAAGTATCTTAATCATCAGTTTATAATTCAGTAA
- a CDS encoding N-acetylneuraminate synthase, with product MHLNPYANQEKLPFMIAEIGINHNGDVEIAKKLIDMAKECGADAVKFQKRTIDIVYTKELLDSPRQSPWGMTQRAQKEGLELGKKEYDEIHSYCREKEIYWFASAWDEKSQEFLRQYDLLFNKIASTMLTHKILVDMVVEEGKHTFISTGMSNFEQIDRVVSIFEKKRCPYTLMHCISVYPCPDEWCNVEMIKTLKDKYKCPVGYSGHEAGVLPSVLATTLGAVAIERHITIDRTMYGSDQSSSLEKHGLELVMRDTRRVKQILGSGKKIIIPEEEKVAYKLRYFREDGFRWHEE from the coding sequence ATGCATTTAAATCCATATGCAAATCAGGAAAAATTGCCATTTATGATTGCAGAGATTGGCATTAATCATAATGGTGATGTTGAGATCGCGAAAAAGCTTATTGATATGGCAAAAGAATGTGGGGCAGATGCTGTTAAATTTCAAAAGAGGACAATTGACATTGTTTACACTAAGGAATTGCTTGATTCACCGAGGCAGAGTCCTTGGGGAATGACTCAGAGGGCGCAGAAAGAAGGACTTGAATTGGGAAAAAAGGAATATGATGAAATTCATTCCTATTGTAGAGAGAAAGAGATTTACTGGTTTGCTTCTGCATGGGATGAGAAAAGTCAAGAGTTCCTAAGGCAGTATGATTTACTCTTTAACAAAATTGCCTCAACCATGCTTACACACAAAATACTTGTGGATATGGTGGTTGAAGAAGGAAAGCATACATTTATCTCAACTGGTATGAGTAATTTTGAGCAGATAGATAGGGTTGTAAGTATATTTGAAAAGAAAAGATGTCCTTATACTCTTATGCATTGTATTTCTGTTTATCCTTGTCCGGACGAGTGGTGTAATGTAGAAATGATTAAGACATTGAAGGATAAATATAAATGTCCTGTAGGATATAGTGGTCACGAGGCAGGGGTATTGCCATCTGTTCTTGCAACTACGTTAGGAGCGGTTGCAATAGAAAGACACATAACCATAGACAGAACTATGTATGGCTCTGACCAATCATCATCTCTTGAAAAACATGGCTTGGAACTTGTAATGCGAGATACGAGAAGAGTTAAGCAAATTTTAGGTTCAGGGAAAAAAATTATTATTCCAGAAGAAGAGAAAGTGGCTTATAAATTAAGATATTTTCGTGAAGATGGTTTTCGATGGCATGAAGAATGA
- a CDS encoding GDP-mannose 4,6-dehydratase, which translates to MKRALITGITGQDGSYLAEFLLSKGYEVHGLIRRSSTFNTGRIDHIYIDPHISNARLFLHYGDLADSSLLTSLIYDIKPDEIYHLGAQSYVKVSFDMPEYTGDITALGVTRVLEAIRRSNIKTKFYQASSSEMFGSVPPPQNERTPFCPRSPYAAAKLYAYWMTVNYREGYKIFACNGILFNHESPRRGETFVTRKITRGIANILARKQNKLYLGNLEAKRDWGYAPEYVEAMWLMLQQDEPDNYVIGTGESHSIKEFLEEAFGYVKLDWKDYVEIDSRYFRPYEVDFLLADSSKARKKLNWVPKINFKELVKIMVDADMELIGLNSQGEGKKILKKKAISWTSNKLTLG; encoded by the coding sequence ATGAAACGTGCTCTTATTACTGGTATCACTGGTCAGGATGGTTCTTATCTTGCAGAGTTTTTATTAAGCAAAGGTTATGAGGTTCATGGACTTATCCGGCGGTCAAGTACATTTAATACAGGGAGAATAGACCATATCTATATTGATCCGCATATTTCAAATGCACGACTATTTCTTCACTATGGTGATTTAGCAGACTCAAGCCTACTTACAAGCCTTATCTATGACATAAAACCAGATGAGATTTATCATCTTGGAGCACAGAGTTATGTAAAAGTAAGTTTTGATATGCCTGAATACACAGGTGATATAACAGCGTTAGGAGTGACAAGGGTTTTGGAGGCTATAAGGAGGAGCAATATAAAGACAAAATTTTACCAGGCTTCGTCGTCAGAAATGTTCGGGTCAGTTCCTCCACCACAGAATGAGAGAACTCCTTTTTGTCCAAGAAGCCCTTATGCAGCGGCAAAACTTTATGCCTACTGGATGACCGTAAATTATCGTGAAGGATACAAAATCTTTGCTTGTAATGGTATCCTTTTCAATCATGAATCCCCGCGCCGTGGGGAAACCTTTGTTACAAGAAAAATAACGCGTGGTATTGCCAATATTTTAGCAAGAAAACAAAATAAACTTTACCTTGGCAACCTCGAAGCAAAAAGAGACTGGGGCTATGCGCCCGAATATGTAGAAGCGATGTGGCTTATGCTACAACAGGACGAACCGGATAATTATGTTATTGGCACAGGCGAGAGTCACTCGATAAAAGAGTTTTTGGAAGAAGCATTTGGTTATGTGAAATTAGATTGGAAAGATTATGTAGAGATAGACTCCAGATATTTTAGACCATATGAAGTGGACTTTTTGTTGGCAGATAGCAGCAAGGCAAGAAAGAAACTTAATTGGGTTCCTAAGATTAATTTCAAGGAACTTGTAAAGATAATGGTTGATGCAGATATGGAATTAATCGGCCTTAACTCACAAGGAGAGGGGAAAAAAATATTGAAGAAAAAGGCTATTAGTTGGACAAGCAATAAATTAACCTTGGGTTAA